The segment AGATCACATATCACTCTGCCCGACTTCTGCCGTATCTCTCTACGTAACCCCTGAGGAAGTCCGCATAGAGGGCATTCCACACGGAGAGACCATCACGCTATACGACTTGTCGGGAGTGATCGTATATAGCTTAGCGGCTAGCTCAGGCACCGCTGTCATTAGCCCTGACGCAATCCCCTCTGGTATCTACTACCTATCTGTCGGTGAGGAGGTTCTGCCTCTTATCATCAGATAAAGCTTCTCACGAAGCAAAGCGAAGACTTTCGAAGCAGAGGGCTGGGTCCGTCACAACGGGCTCAGCCCTTTACTTATCCAGTCGCTCCACACGCTCCTATTGCTCGCTTATCCCTTATAGTGTCAAGTGACCGCAAAAGCTTACCTTTGTTGGCAGTTCCAAACTTCATACATAACCACCTGCTTATGAAACATTACTACCTGCTCGCACTCATTGGCGTGCTACTCTTACCCCTTTCTATCTCAGCTCAGACCATCGTGGATGGTGTCTTATCTGGCTGTATGGGTCTCTCGGGACGATATGTCGTACCTGACGAAGTGACCAAGATCGACAACTTCGCATTCTTCTCCTCGTCTGTTACCGAGGTGGTAATCGGCAAGAATGTTCAGGAGATCAGCAACGCAGCTTTTCAAAACTGTATGAACCTCGAGCGCATCACCTTTGCCGCAGGCTCCAAGCTAGAGCGCATCGGAGACGATGTTTTTAGCGACTGCCCTAAGTTGGTCGAAATAGCACTTCCCGAGGGACTTCAGCAAATGGGCGTACGTACCTTCTGGCTCAATGAGTCGCTCAAGCAGGTTACACTCCCTACGACCCTCGACACGCTACCCAAGTATTGCTTCCAAGGCTGTACAGCACTGCGCAAGATGAGCCTGCCCGAAGGCATGAAGGTCATCGCCGAGAACGCATTCTCAGGCTGCGAGAACCTGATGCAAGTGAAGCTGCCTAGCACCCTCGACTCCATCGCGACAAAAGCATTCTATAAGAACCTTGGACTATTCTCTCTATCGATCCCCGAGGGGGTACGCTCGATCGCTGATAGTGCTTTCATGCGTTGCGAAAACCTCGAGACCGTCACCCTGCCAGCCAGCCTAGAGCGTGTCGGTGCTAAGCTCTTCCGCCGCTGTTCTGAGCTCACAACTATCTCCGTATCCTCTGGAAGCAAGCACTTTATCTCTCGTGATGGCATACTCTACTCAGCCGATCTGAAGACACTCTATGAGGCTCCCGCCAAGCTCAAGAGCGAGGACTACAAGATACCAGCAGAGACAGAGACCATCTACCACTACGCCTTCTACGAGTGTCCCGAGGTTCAAGGTATCACCATACCACAGACGATCAAGCGCATCGGCATCGCAGCTCTTGTGAACAATGGGATGCGTCAGTTTACCTTCCCTGGCAATGATAAGTATTGGCTCGAAGAGGGTTCGCTCTACTACAAAGCAACCACCAGCGCTGGCGAGCAGATTGTCTTTATGGCACACCCCTCAGAGGCTGAGGGCGAGGCAATCGTCGCCTACGGCACTAGCTACGTGTCAGACTACGCACTCGCAGGGTGTCACAAGATTAGCTCACTACGTCTGCCCTCGACGCTCCTCGGTATGGGCGCCTTCGTGCTCAATGGATGCAAGGAGCTCAAGGATATCTCTAGCTACGCCATAGAGCCACCCGTCCTCACAGAGGAGTCTCTCATGGGTCTCGCTCTCCCCTCCGTGCAACTACACGTCTACCCAGAGGCTATGCAGAAGTATATGAATGCTCCCTACTGGCAGCTCATCCTACATGGTGACGACCTCACGGGAGAGGAGCCTAGAGCTATTGCATCGCCTGAGCAGCAGACCACAGAGCTCATCTGGAGCTATCAGCCCGATGGCATGCTACATCTCGAGAGCCAGAGCGCGGCAGCTATACAGGTAGCTCTCTACAGCACAGATGGCATACACATGGCCACGCTAGAGCTAGCACCACACGCTACCGCACAGCTCGCCCTCCCCACAGCTGGTATCTACCTACTCCGTAGCACCTCAGCTCACAGCACCCGCACTGAGCGTATCATACGCTAAGGAGCATCAAGCTTATCGTCTCTGCACGATAAAGCGTCCGTAAAAGGAGATCATACAATGCGAGGCATCTACACGTTACGGTGTGGATGCCTCGTTTGTTTTTGAGATCGTCCAGGATCTCCACGGAGGAAATGAAAATTCTTCACGTGGAGAAAAAAAATTCCCCACGTGGGCGTGAAATGAAACTTCGGAAGAATCAAATGAAACTTCGGAGGAAATTTTTCTCGCCTACGTGGAGAATAAAAAATAGCCACGTGGAGATTTGAGATTTTCCACGTGGCTATCGATGATTTAGGAGACCTAGTCCATGGTCAGCTGATCTATTTAGCCGAGGTCTTGTAGTGAATATTGTCAATAAGACGAACCTCGCCGCAGTAGCAGACGATGCAGCCGACAGGATCGCTGCTGTCTGACCACGACTCGAGAGGACGCAGCGTCTTGCCGTCGACGATCTGGTAGTACTCGGGACGCAGTAGCGGGTGCTCTGCGAGGCGTGAGACAACGAAGTCGACGACCTCACGTGGTGAGTGCTCTGGGACCAGCTCCAGACTCGCTACGAGCGTATCGTGGATACGTGGCGCTACGTCACGCTGCTCACTGGTGAGGAGGAGGTTACGGCTGCTCAGGGCTAGTCCGTCAGCCTCACGGATAATGGGGCAACTGTGTATCTCTACGGGCAGAGCGAGCTGGCGAACCATCTCGCGCACGATGGCTATCTGCTGGAAGTCTTTCTCGCCAAAGAAAGCGCCATCAGGCTGCACGAGCATAAAGAGCTTGCTCACGATCTGCGCTACACCATTGAAGTGCCCTGGGCGATGAGCCCCCTCCATAGTCTCTCCGAGGAAGCCGAAGTCAAACTGACGGGTGTCCGCCTCGGGATACATCTCCTCGACGGTGGGCAGGAAGGCTATGTCCACCTGAGCGTCACTCAGGCGTGCTAGATCCTCCTCTGGCTTGCGAGGATAGGTACGCAGATCTTCGGGATTAT is part of the Porphyromonas asaccharolytica DSM 20707 genome and harbors:
- a CDS encoding leucine-rich repeat domain-containing protein, with product MKHYYLLALIGVLLLPLSISAQTIVDGVLSGCMGLSGRYVVPDEVTKIDNFAFFSSSVTEVVIGKNVQEISNAAFQNCMNLERITFAAGSKLERIGDDVFSDCPKLVEIALPEGLQQMGVRTFWLNESLKQVTLPTTLDTLPKYCFQGCTALRKMSLPEGMKVIAENAFSGCENLMQVKLPSTLDSIATKAFYKNLGLFSLSIPEGVRSIADSAFMRCENLETVTLPASLERVGAKLFRRCSELTTISVSSGSKHFISRDGILYSADLKTLYEAPAKLKSEDYKIPAETETIYHYAFYECPEVQGITIPQTIKRIGIAALVNNGMRQFTFPGNDKYWLEEGSLYYKATTSAGEQIVFMAHPSEAEGEAIVAYGTSYVSDYALAGCHKISSLRLPSTLLGMGAFVLNGCKELKDISSYAIEPPVLTEESLMGLALPSVQLHVYPEAMQKYMNAPYWQLILHGDDLTGEEPRAIASPEQQTTELIWSYQPDGMLHLESQSAAAIQVALYSTDGIHMATLELAPHATAQLALPTAGIYLLRSTSAHSTRTERIIR
- the panC gene encoding pantoate--beta-alanine ligase; protein product: MKVITTVAALQQELSKLRQENPSAHVGLVPTMGALHAGHLSLVAAARKQYDIVVVSVFVNPTQFNNPEDLRTYPRKPEEDLARLSDAQVDIAFLPTVEEMYPEADTRQFDFGFLGETMEGAHRPGHFNGVAQIVSKLFMLVQPDGAFFGEKDFQQIAIVREMVRQLALPVEIHSCPIIREADGLALSSRNLLLTSEQRDVAPRIHDTLVASLELVPEHSPREVVDFVVSRLAEHPLLRPEYYQIVDGKTLRPLESWSDSSDPVGCIVCYCGEVRLIDNIHYKTSAK